One Glycine soja cultivar W05 chromosome 2, ASM419377v2, whole genome shotgun sequence genomic region harbors:
- the LOC114378015 gene encoding uncharacterized protein LOC114378015: MAMEKTTLFVLLLNVLVFSASLVSSEQSHVSAVGDPGMQRDGLRVAFEAWNFCNEVGQEAPHMGSPRAADCFDLSGSLTHKVTEADNRLGVGDSFPGLKPENINNTDLYAIEKELYLGSLCEVADTPRPWQFWMVMLKNGNYDTRSGLCPQDGKKVPPFSPGRFPCFGQGCMNQPILCHQWTQLKDGTMQGGFSGTYDLDSGCGGEHDGVSYYEVVWEKKVNVGSWVFKHKLRTSKKYPWLMLYLRADATKGFSGGYHYDTRGMLKTLPKSPNFKVRLSLDIKKGGGAKSQFYLLDIGSCWKNNGAPCDGDVLTDVTRYSEMIINPETPAWCSPKGLVNCPPFHITPDNKKIYRNDTANFPYSAYHYYCAPGNAQHLEQPVSTCDPYSNPHAQEIVQLLPHPTWGEYGYPTKKGDGWVGDARTWELDVGGLSSRLYFYQDPGTPPAKRIWTSIDSGTEIFVSDKDEEAEWTLSDFDVILTQSGTNLMNKAERKK; this comes from the exons ATGGCAATGGAGAAGACAACATTGTTTGTGTTGTTGCTGAATGTGCTTGTGTTCAGTGCCTCTCTTGTGTCCTCAGAGCAAAGTCATGTCTCAGCTGTAGGGGACCCAGGAATGCAGAGAGATGGTCTGAGGGTGGCCTTTGAGGCTTGGAACTTCTGCAATGAAGTTGGTCAAGAAGCTCCTCACATGGGTAGTCCAAGAGCTGCTGATTGTTTTGATCTTTCAG GTTCTCTGACTCACAAGGTCACAGAAGCTGATAACAGACTTGGGGTGGGGGACTCATTTCCTGGTTTAAAACCAGAAAATATCAACAACACAGACCTTTATGCAATTGAAAAGGAATTGTATTTGGGTTCTTTATGTGAAGTTGCAGACACCCCAAGGCCTTGGCAGTTTTGGATGGTAATGCTGAAAAATGGTAACTATGACACCAGGTCGGGGTTATGTCCTCAGGACGGGAAAAAGGTACCCCCTTTTAGCCCGGGAAGGTTTCCTTGTTTTGGACAAGGGTGCATGAATCAACCCATCTTGTGTCATCAATGGACACAGCTCAAAGATGGCACAATGCAAGGGGGGTTCAGTGGTACTTATGATTTGGATTCTGGTTGTGGAGGTGAACACGATGGTGTGTCTTACTATGAGGTAGTTTGGGAGAAGAAAGTTAATGTTGGGAGTTGGGTGTTCAAACACAAACTAAGGACTTCAAAGAAGTACCCTTGGTTGATGTTGTACCTTAGAGCTGATGCAACCAAAGGATTCTCTGGAGGTTACCATTATGACACTAGGGGAATGCTAAAAACT CTTCCAAAGTCACCAAATTTCAAGGTGAGGTTGAGCTTGGATATCAAGAAGGGGGGAGGGGCCAAGAGCCAGTTCTATCTGTTAGACATTGGAAGCTGCTGGAAGAACAATGGTGCTCCTTGTGATGGAGATGTACTCACTGATGTCACTAGATATAGTGAGATGATCATAAACCCTGAAACCCCAGCTTGGTGCAGCCCCAAAGGCCTGGTTAACTGTCCACCATTTCACATCACTCcagacaacaaaaaaatatacagaaaTGACACAGCCAATTTCCCCTACTCAGCATATCACTACTACTGTGCTCCTGGGAATGCTCAACACTTGGAGCAACCAGTGAGCACTTGTGATCCTTACAGCAATCCTCATGCTCAAGAGATAGTTCAGTTGCTTCCTCACCCTACTTGGGGTGAGTATGGCTATCCCACCAAAAAAGGTGATGGTTGGGTGGGGGATGCAAGGACTTGGGAGCTTGATGTTGGAGGGCTATCAAGTAGACTCTACTTTTATCAG GACCCAGGCACTCCTCCTGCCAAGAGAATATGGACATCTATTGATTCTGGTACTGAGATATTTGTTAGTGACAAAGATGAAGAAGCAGAGTGGACTCTTAGTGATTTTGACGTCATTCTAACACAATCAGGGACCAACTTGATGAACAAGGCTGAGAGAAAGAAGTAA